The following are from one region of the Amycolatopsis sp. QT-25 genome:
- a CDS encoding sugar ABC transporter permease encodes MTTTEDVTTPAGSSPPASPRIKPPKSNRRLRLGERTAPYLLLLPALVAILVLLGWPTLQLIGISFRKLDLRELVSGEMVWVGFENFSEILSDPEFWEITVRTLVFTAAVVLTTLLLALFMALLMRHLNPVVRVILQVALILAWATPVLATTTVFQWIFDQQYGILNKTLAKLGFDGFIGHSWFSTGPSTLTVIGLLVVWQAVPFVAFTLYAGLLGVPKEQYEAAGIDGANAWQAFWAVSWPAIRPILTMVTFLSVLWDFKLFAQVWAIRQGGPDGASTTLPVYMYLKGLAGNHFGLAATAALLMMLVLILLTARYVQLLVRTKEADLS; translated from the coding sequence ATGACCACGACCGAAGATGTGACGACGCCGGCGGGGTCCTCCCCGCCGGCTTCGCCGCGCATCAAGCCGCCGAAGTCCAATCGGCGCCTCCGTCTCGGCGAACGGACGGCGCCGTATCTGCTGCTTCTTCCCGCGCTGGTCGCGATCCTGGTTCTGCTGGGCTGGCCGACACTGCAGCTGATCGGGATCAGTTTCCGCAAGCTCGACCTCCGTGAGCTGGTCTCCGGAGAAATGGTCTGGGTCGGGTTCGAGAACTTCTCCGAGATCCTTTCCGACCCCGAATTCTGGGAGATCACCGTCCGCACGCTGGTGTTCACCGCCGCGGTCGTGCTCACCACCCTGCTGCTCGCGTTGTTCATGGCGCTGCTGATGCGGCATCTCAATCCGGTCGTCCGGGTGATCCTGCAGGTCGCGCTGATCCTCGCGTGGGCGACCCCGGTACTCGCGACGACCACGGTCTTCCAGTGGATCTTCGATCAGCAATACGGGATCCTGAACAAGACGCTCGCGAAACTCGGCTTCGACGGGTTCATCGGGCATTCCTGGTTCTCCACCGGGCCGAGCACGCTGACCGTCATCGGCCTCCTGGTCGTCTGGCAGGCCGTGCCGTTCGTGGCGTTCACCCTGTACGCCGGGCTGCTCGGCGTCCCGAAGGAGCAGTACGAGGCCGCGGGCATCGACGGCGCGAACGCCTGGCAGGCGTTCTGGGCGGTCAGCTGGCCCGCCATCCGGCCGATCCTGACCATGGTCACGTTCCTGTCGGTCCTGTGGGACTTCAAGCTGTTCGCCCAGGTGTGGGCGATCCGCCAGGGCGGACCGGACGGCGCCAGCACGACTCTGCCGGTCTACATGTACCTCAAGGGCCTCGCGGGCAACCACTTCGGCCTGGCGGCGACCGCCGCCCTGCTGATGATGCTCGTACTGATCCTGCTCACCGCCCGGTACGTGCAGCTGCTGGTGCGCACGAAGGAGGCCGATCTGTCATGA
- a CDS encoding DoxX family protein → MSGGTSVTRGLPLGSIAVWVVRAALAAEFLYSGYLLFAGGHTEQTFAEIGLGQWLRYVTGVLEVGGAIGLLVPRFGGPAALLLAGVMVGASVTELFLLADGGPVLPLILLIVSATLAWFLQEQIRALFGIEPPADDENHR, encoded by the coding sequence ATGTCCGGAGGAACCAGCGTCACCCGCGGCCTGCCCCTCGGCTCGATCGCGGTGTGGGTCGTGCGCGCCGCGCTCGCGGCCGAGTTCCTCTACAGCGGCTACCTGCTGTTCGCGGGTGGCCACACCGAACAGACCTTCGCCGAGATCGGACTCGGGCAGTGGCTCCGGTACGTCACCGGCGTACTGGAGGTCGGCGGCGCGATCGGACTGCTCGTCCCCCGCTTCGGCGGGCCGGCGGCGTTGCTGCTGGCGGGTGTCATGGTGGGCGCGAGCGTCACGGAACTGTTCCTCCTCGCCGACGGCGGCCCGGTCCTCCCGCTGATCCTGCTGATCGTCTCCGCGACGCTGGCGTGGTTCCTGCAGGAGCAGATCCGCGCGCTCTTCGGCATCGAGCCTCCCGCCGACGACGAGAACCACCGCTGA
- a CDS encoding TetR/AcrR family transcriptional regulator has product MGAKRTKARPGEGEKLRGEILSAADDLLGEAGTDEALTLRAVARRTGVSTPSVYAHFPSRDALLEAVCLRVWDELGHRMRAHAAEVADPMRALGRCARVYARFALDHPVQYRVLLMRPSGGSSPGAVACFRYLADATAACVRAGILRGEPEVLAMGLWSAMHGCVSLLIAQPGFQWPEEPEALIDTVIRMAGLGTALACRVPRDAIPPSVVLKDDLDELAAGWATPRHRTG; this is encoded by the coding sequence ATGGGCGCGAAGCGGACGAAGGCGCGGCCGGGCGAAGGGGAGAAGCTGCGGGGCGAGATCCTGTCCGCCGCCGACGACCTGCTCGGCGAAGCGGGGACCGACGAGGCGCTGACCCTGCGCGCCGTCGCCCGCCGGACCGGCGTCTCCACCCCCTCGGTCTACGCGCACTTCCCGAGCCGTGACGCCTTGCTCGAGGCCGTCTGCCTCCGGGTCTGGGACGAACTCGGGCACCGGATGCGCGCGCACGCCGCCGAGGTCGCCGACCCCATGCGGGCGCTCGGCCGGTGCGCTCGCGTGTACGCCCGGTTCGCCCTCGACCATCCGGTGCAGTACCGGGTACTCCTGATGCGGCCGTCCGGCGGCTCGTCCCCCGGCGCGGTCGCCTGCTTCCGGTACCTCGCCGACGCGACCGCCGCCTGCGTGCGGGCCGGGATCCTCCGCGGCGAACCGGAGGTCCTGGCGATGGGTCTCTGGTCGGCGATGCACGGCTGTGTGAGCTTGCTCATCGCGCAGCCGGGGTTCCAGTGGCCGGAAGAGCCGGAGGCGCTGATCGACACCGTCATCCGGATGGCCGGGCTCGGCACGGCGCTCGCCTGCCGCGTCCCGCGCGACGCCATTCCACCGAGTGTCGTACTGAAGGATGACCTGGACGAACTGGCGGCGGGCTGGGCGACACCGCGGCATCGGACTGGTTAG
- a CDS encoding extracellular solute-binding protein produces MKRWLKMTAGAAAITLATAGCAGSGSGDSTNSSAPASNGTLTVWLMTGTAPETLTNSLHKEFEDAHPGVKIKYEIQQWNGIQQKLTTSLASDNPPDVIELGNTQTPAFANQNVLADLSSNVADFNGAQWLQGLKASGEYDGKTYGVPFYAANREVIYRKDMFEQAGITATPKTRAEWLDAITKLKAKFGSDPDFQAVYHPGQNWYELLSYIWDEGGDIAQANGKSFKSTLDSPQAKAGLEFYKQLTEASGTKAPKDADEATPQQAGIYGAGKVAMMIGVPGEADTAAKTDPSIKEKSGAFPIPGKTAGKSAPVFLGGSNLVVPANSKNAAAAKDYIKLFSTPKYQTELAKAGYVPGTSTDVSALDANPLTKVMAEASKNGRAVPASPKWGDVESGQNPIKDMLTAYLTGTKSLDQATADANAALDKLIGG; encoded by the coding sequence GTGAAGCGCTGGCTCAAGATGACTGCGGGCGCCGCGGCCATCACCCTCGCGACGGCGGGCTGCGCCGGTTCCGGCAGTGGCGACAGCACGAATTCGAGCGCTCCGGCCTCGAACGGCACGCTCACGGTCTGGCTCATGACCGGGACCGCCCCGGAAACCCTGACGAACTCGCTCCACAAGGAATTCGAAGACGCGCACCCCGGCGTCAAGATCAAGTACGAGATCCAGCAGTGGAACGGCATCCAGCAGAAGCTGACCACCTCGCTGGCCAGTGACAACCCGCCGGACGTGATCGAACTGGGCAACACCCAGACCCCCGCGTTCGCCAACCAGAACGTGCTCGCCGATCTGAGCTCGAACGTCGCCGACTTCAACGGCGCCCAGTGGCTCCAGGGCCTCAAGGCTTCGGGCGAGTACGACGGCAAGACCTACGGTGTCCCGTTCTACGCGGCCAACCGTGAGGTCATCTACCGCAAGGACATGTTCGAGCAGGCCGGGATCACCGCGACGCCGAAGACGCGTGCGGAGTGGCTCGACGCGATCACCAAGCTCAAGGCCAAGTTCGGCAGTGACCCCGACTTCCAGGCCGTCTACCACCCCGGCCAGAACTGGTACGAGCTGCTGTCCTACATCTGGGACGAGGGCGGCGACATCGCGCAGGCCAACGGGAAGTCCTTCAAGTCCACTCTGGACTCCCCGCAGGCCAAGGCCGGGCTCGAGTTCTACAAGCAGCTCACCGAAGCCTCGGGCACCAAGGCGCCGAAGGACGCCGACGAGGCCACCCCGCAGCAGGCCGGTATCTACGGCGCGGGCAAGGTCGCGATGATGATCGGTGTCCCCGGCGAGGCCGACACCGCCGCCAAGACCGACCCGTCGATCAAGGAGAAGTCGGGCGCCTTCCCGATCCCCGGCAAGACCGCAGGCAAGTCGGCCCCGGTCTTCCTCGGCGGCTCGAACCTGGTCGTCCCGGCCAACAGCAAGAACGCGGCCGCGGCCAAGGACTACATCAAGCTGTTCTCCACGCCGAAGTACCAGACCGAGCTGGCCAAGGCCGGTTACGTCCCCGGTACCTCGACCGACGTGTCCGCGCTCGACGCGAACCCGCTGACCAAGGTCATGGCCGAGGCGTCCAAGAACGGCCGCGCCGTGCCGGCCAGCCCCAAGTGGGGTGACGTCGAATCGGGCCAGAACCCGATCAAGGACATGCTGACCGCGTACCTGACCGGAACGAAATCGCTCGACCAGGCGACCGCCGACGCCAACGCAGCGCTCGACAAGCTCATCGGCGGATGA
- a CDS encoding thioesterase family protein: MAHFRTATAPHRRGEDPVFDTELDPQWTIGTKLHGGYLLAVLARAAAEVSSHPHLTAISGSFSVAPEPGPAVVEVEVLREGRGLTQLRARLSQHGVPCTEALITQGVLTDGDAWWSGVDPVRMPPEQDCLPVPADGGGGFRIGLMDVVEQRIDPASAGFAVGQPSRKGVISSWLRLADGTDWDPVSLLVALDPVPPISYDLGIAGWAPTVQFTAYLRGLPASGPVRVRMRAGEIGGDRMDEVAELWDEKNRVIGQATQIAAVRVP, translated from the coding sequence ATGGCGCACTTCCGGACCGCGACCGCCCCGCACCGCCGGGGCGAAGACCCGGTGTTCGACACCGAACTCGATCCACAATGGACGATCGGGACGAAGCTGCACGGCGGCTACCTGCTCGCCGTGCTCGCCAGGGCCGCCGCCGAGGTTTCCTCGCATCCGCATCTCACCGCGATCAGCGGCTCGTTCTCGGTGGCGCCCGAGCCCGGTCCGGCGGTCGTCGAAGTCGAGGTGCTGCGCGAGGGCCGCGGCCTCACCCAGTTGCGCGCGCGGCTGAGTCAGCACGGCGTGCCCTGCACCGAAGCCCTGATCACCCAGGGCGTCCTGACCGACGGCGACGCGTGGTGGTCCGGAGTGGACCCGGTGCGGATGCCACCCGAGCAGGACTGCCTGCCCGTGCCCGCCGACGGCGGTGGCGGGTTCCGCATCGGCCTGATGGACGTCGTCGAGCAGCGGATCGACCCCGCCTCGGCGGGCTTCGCGGTGGGACAGCCGTCCCGAAAGGGCGTCATCTCGTCCTGGCTACGGCTCGCCGACGGCACCGACTGGGATCCGGTGAGCCTGCTCGTGGCGCTCGACCCGGTGCCCCCGATCTCCTACGACCTCGGCATCGCGGGCTGGGCGCCGACCGTCCAGTTCACCGCGTACCTGCGCGGACTCCCGGCCTCCGGTCCGGTGCGGGTGCGGATGCGCGCGGGGGAGATCGGCGGCGACCGGATGGACGAGGTCGCGGAGCTCTGGGACGAAAAGAACAGGGTGATCGGGCAGGCGACGCAAATCGCCGCCGTACGCGTCCCCTGA